ATAAAAAATCCAAGTTTTTTTTGAACTTGGATTTTTAATTAATATTAGACTCTGGCATTTCCATTGCCGTTATTGTCTTGCTTATACATATACTTTATTACACCGACAGATGCTTTTTGAGGCAGGACTCTGCTTATAGCATACTGAACCTTGTTTTTAAATCCAACTACGCATATTATGTCAGGGCGTTTTTTATGAGCTTGATTGTATATAGCTTCGGCGACTTTTTGAGCATTTAAGCCTTGCTGTTCGATTGCCGCCAAAGTTTGTGTAGCATTGTTAAGATTTTGTATCTGTTCTCCGTCTGAATAAATTTTTCGCTTTTGAGTAAATTCTGTACGCACTCCACCTGGAACAATAGAGGTGGCGTAAATATTATATTGATTTAGTTCTATATTAAGTTCGGTTACATAAGCATCCAATGCTGCTTTTGATGAGCTGTAATATGCTTCAAAGGGTACAGGCAATTCGCCAGCTAACGAGCTTACAAAAAGCAGTTTTCCTTTATTATGGGCTTTCATTACAGGAGTAACCGCTCTTACAAATTCAGCGGCCCCAAACATATTAACTTCAAACAGATAACTATAGTCTTCTCTTGTGGTTTTGTCTGCAGGAGCAGCAATCGAAATACCGGCGCAATAAATGCCTATATCAATTTTTCCGTATTCAGATAATATTTTTTCTACAGCGTCAGTAATGGTCTTAGGATTGGAAACATCAACTGTAAAATTGGTAACGCCGGCAACAGGGCATTGTGTTCTTGAACCATTAAAAACAATGGCTTTTTCGTTTATAAATTTTTTAACAGTTTCTAGTCCTATACCAGAAGAACCGCCCAAAACAAAAACAACTTCAGACATAAAAAACACCTCAATAAGATTATTGTTAATATTATTAATTATCCTTCATATAATTATTATCACTTGCGAAAAAAAGAAAATAATGATATTTTAATTATATTAATTGTGAGGAGGAATATAAAAAAATTAATTATTTTTTTTAGCATTAGGGCATATTAATATGTGAAATTACGAAGATAAGAGTTTTTTAAACTTATAAACATCATAAAATCTTCGTTCAAAAAAAAGCCCTTTTTTTGATTGTTCAGGACTTTTGATAAAAGGGAGTAGTCACCGCTTTAATAAAATATTTAGCGGACAATATGCCGTCAACACAAAGAATTCTGATCTTTCGGTATATAGATTATTTGGCAAGACTTTTATCTGTTGACACATCTCGGTCAACTGTCATAACACGGAGGAAATAATGGCGTATTATAACCAAGAAATTGACGAAGTATTAAATCAGCTTAAAACTTCGGCATCAGGTCTAACTGATGAAGAAGCAGAAGCTAGACTAAAGCAATACGGTCCTAATATTTTGTCAGAAGAAAAGAAAGAAGGATTATTTATCAAATTTATCAAGCAGTTAATTAATCCTATGATAATTGTATTGATAGTGGCTGCTGTCATTTCAGGTCTTTTGAAAGAAATCATTGATATGGTAGTTATTTTGAGCGTGGTTTTGCTTAATGCCATAATGAGTACAATTCAAGAAGGCAAGGCAGAAGAAGCTATAGCCAAATTAAAGAGTATGGCTACACCATATACTGCAGTTATTCGTAATGGCGTAGTTAAAATGGTGCCTTCAAGCACGCTTGTGCCTGGCGACATTATGCAGATAACGGCAGGAGATGTTATAGCGGCTGACGCAAGAATTATTAAAGCTAACAGCTTGATGGCAGAAGAATCAGCCCTTACAGGTGAGTCTGCGCCAGTAGAGAAAAATACAGATACTATTAAAAGTGATAAGGTTATTGTAGGCGACAGAAAAAATATGTTGTTTACAACAGACAAAATCACTTATGGAACAGGTTTGGCTGTAGTCACTGCTACGGGAATGAAAACCGAAATTGGTAACATAGCCAATATTTTGAAAGAAACCAAAGCAGAAGAAACTCCGCTTCAAAGACGAATGAATGAAATAAGCGGTATTTTGACGATAGCTATTTTGATAATTTGCTTGGTTATCTTTGGCGTTAATATTCTGATGGCGTACATTAGTTCTCATCAGATGAACTTTGCTACATTTATAGAATTTTTCACTTTGTCAGTAAGTATTGCAGTTGCAGCAATACCAGAAGGTTTGCCGGCGGTAGTAACATTAGTTTTGGCTCTAGGAGTTCAAAAGATGGCAAGAAAAAATGCCATAGTCAGAAAGATGAATGCAGTAGAAACTTTGGGTTGCGTTCAATATATATGTTCGGATAAAACAGGTACATTGACCCAAAACAAAATGACGGTAAAAAAGAATTATTTTGACGGAAAAATGCAGCCCACGCTATTGCCTTCTAACAGCACATCGGATTTGTTTTTGAAATGTCTGATGCTGTGCAATGACTCTGTTTTGGAAGGAGAAAGAGGAGATCCTACTGAGTTAGCATTAATTAAGCTTGGCGCAGAAAACGGTCTAAAGCAAGATGATATCAACAACTTATATCCTAGAGTGTTTGAATTGCCTTTTGATTCTGAAAGAAAGCTTATGACAACCGTCAACCAAATGGAAAAAGGTCTTATGGTGTTTACAAAGGGTGCGGTTGATAATATGCTTAAGATTTGCACTCATATTCAAATAGGCGATAATATTCTACCTTTGACTCAGGAACATAAAGAAAATATTCTTAATGCCAACAAAGAAATGGCAAGTTCAGCTTTGAGAATGCTGGGTGCTGCATATAAACCTATTCAGAAAATTCCTACCGAAGAAGACAAAGACGAATTGGAACAAAAGCTTATTTTCCTAGGGCTTACAGGTATGCAGGATCCGCCCAGACCGGAGGCAAAAGAATCCATAAAAATCTGTAAAAAGGCTGGCATTAAGGTCGTAATGATAACAGGCGATCATAAAGATACCGCCGTTGCCATTGCTCAAGAACTTAATATAATTCAAAATGAAAAATACGCTATTACAGGTGATGAGCTTGACAAATTAAGCGATGAAGAATTGAAAGATAAAGTCAATTACTTTAGAGTTTATGCGCGTGTTTCTCCCGAACATAAGGTAAGAATAGTAAAAGCGCTTCAAGCTAATGGCAATATCGTAGCTATGACAGGTGATGGAGTAAACGACGCTCCAGCTTTGAAAACCGCTAATATCGGTGTAGGTATGGGTATTACGGGTTCAGAGGTCAGCAAAGATGTAGCTGATATGATATTGACTGATGACAACTTTGCCAGCATTGTTACTGCGGTTGAAGAAGGCAGAAGAATATATGCCAATATAAAGAAATCTACCAGATTCTTATTGTCTTGCAATGCAAGTGAAATATTGCTTTTGTTCATTGCTTCTATTATCACACTGGCTTCATCAATAACAGGCGGACCTTTGGCTGATATGGAAATTCTTCATACTGTACAGATTTTGTTTATCAATATAATTACAGATACTTTCCCTGCAATTTCCTTGGGTGCAGATAATGCAGAAGACGATATTATGTCGCAGTCGCCAAGACGATCGAATGAAAGTTTCTTTGACAAGTTTATGGTAGGCAACATTTTTATACAAGCTGCGTTTATGACAGGATTAACTTACGGTGCATATTTTATAGGCAGAGCAATAGGTCATGGCGATGCTAAGGAAACTGCGGCAACAATGGCGTTTGCAACGTTGTCCTTATTACAGTTGTTCCATTGTCTTAACATACATAAAGAAAGAAAGACCATATTTGGAAAAAATCTATTTGGCAACAAAATGCTTATAATTAGTATCGCTTCATTAATTGTCTTTACAGTATTGATAATATCAATTGCTCCAGTCGCAGCAGTAATAAGAAGCGTTCCTTTGAATCTAACTGAATGGCTAGTTGTATTCGGTATGTCGATTGCAATAATACCTGTAGTTGAGGTTATGAAAGTCATCAGCAGAGCTATTTGGAAAGTTAAAATAGAAAAGGTTTATTAACTAAAAAATTAAGAATAGAATAAAAGAAAAAAGTCCTAAATTACTTTAGGGCTTTTTTCTTAGGGTGGAGAATGAGGGTTTTTTTGGAAAGAAAATTAACTTGTTATCCTTCCAATTGTGCTGTTATATGATGAGTTTTTTTGTCTTTAAAGCTAGGCACTATATTGCCTTCTATAATTTTTCCATCTACAATAAGATGTTTTATACCTTTAGAAATTCCGTTAGGATTTTTTATAATTATTTCATAAGTTGCGTTTTGATATTGTCTTATTACTTTATATTCTTTTAATGAAGACGGAATGCAAGGATCAATCTTAAGTCCGTCATAATCAGGCACAATTCCAAGTATGCCTTGTGATATAGCCACAAAGTTCCAAGACGCTGTACCTGTAAGCCATGAGTTTTTGGCTTGCCCGAAGTTTTTTGCATCACGACCTGCAATCATTTGAGAATAAACATAAGGTTCTGTTTTGTGAATGTCACTTATTTCTTCCAAATAAGCAGGGCAGATGCGCTTATAGCATTCAAATGCATTATCTCCTCGGCCTATTGCAGCTTCGCCCATCATAATCCAAGGGTTATTATGGCAGAACACCGCTGCATTTTCCTTGTATCCAGGCGGATAAGAAGATATTTCACCAAGATTTATATAATATTTTTTATATGCCGGCTGAACCAAAACAAAACCGTATTGTGTTGCAAGATGTTTCCAAGCACTATCCAAAGCCTTTTTGGGCATATCTTTGTCAGCCCCTATTAACGCCATAGCGCCAAAGCCTTGTGTCTCGATAAATATCTTGCCTTCTTCGCATTCATTAGAACCAACAGGTTTTGAGAATGCGTCATAAGCACGCAAGTACCATTCGCCGTCCCAGCCGTAAGTTTCCACTGCTTTTTCTAATTTTGACAGATGTTCTTTAACATATGCTTCGTCTTCTTTTAGACCGTATTTTTGGCAAAGTCTTTGATAATCCTTGCCTACATAAACGGCTATGCATGCGATCAGCACGCTTTCTGCAACATTGCTTTCGTAATTGCTTGTTGTTTGAAAACTCTCATCTGGATTGGTTGAAAAACAGTTGAGATTAAGACAATCGTTCCAATCCGCTCTACCTATTAAAGGAAGATTATGAGGGCCTAAATTTTCTACTACCTTTTTAAATGAGCGCTTTAGGTGTTCATGCAAAGGTGTAGCAAGATCAGGATTGTTTTCATAAGGAACAAGTTCTTCTAATATGCCGTAATCTGCAGTTTCTCTGATATATGCGCATACCGCCAAAATAATCCAAAGCGGGTCATCGTTAAAGTTTCCACCAAGGTCATGATTTCCTTTTTTGGTAAGAGGCTGATATTGATGATAAGCTCCGCCGTCTCTAAGCTGGGTAGAAGCAAGGTCTATTATGCGTTCACGCGCAAAGTGCGGTATTTGATGAACAAAACCAAGCAAATCCTGTGAACTGTCTCTAAAGCCCATACCGCGGCCAATTCCGCTTTCAAAATATGATGCGCTTCTGGACATATTGAAGGTAACCATTACCTGATATTGATTCCATATGTTAACCATGCGGTTTAGTTTTTCATCATCACTGGTAAGGTTGAATTTATTAAGCAGCTCGTTCCAGAAATCTTTTAATTCGTTCAAAGCTTTTTCAACTTTATTAGAATTATTAAACTTCTTTATTAATTCCAAGGCGGGTGCTTTGTTTACCTTGCCGTCTTTAAATTTTTGATCTTCTGGAAGTTCTGCATATCCCAAAATGAATATAAAATCTTTTGATTCATTGGGCTTTAATTCAATTTCAATATAATGTGAAGCAATAGGGGACCAGCCTTGAGCAAGAGAATTGTTTGAGCTTCCTTGCGTAACAGCTTGAGGACAATCAAAACCATTATAAAGTCCCAAAAAGCTGTCTCTATCAGTATCAAATCCATTAATATCACTTATGGAAGCGTAATATGCATAGTGATTGCGGCGTTCACGATATTCAGTTATATGATAAATAACATTATCCTGAACTTCTACTTCGCCTGTTGAGAAGTTCCTCTGAAAATTAGTCATATCATCATATGCGTTCCACAAACAAAACTCTTCCAAAGTCCAAAATTTGATGTTTTTAAGTGTGCTGCCGTTATTAGTAAGCCTTATGCGCTGTATCATTGCGCTTGTGTTTAACGGAACAAAATAAAGTGCTTGTGCGGTCAAATTGTTTTTGGAAGAGGTTATGCAGGTATAGCCCAAACCATGACGGCATTCATAACTATCCAATTGGGTCTTTACCGGCTTCCATCCTGGAGACCATACAGTATCGCCGTCTTTTAGATAAATATAATTTCCACCATCGTCAATAGGAACGTTGTTATAACGATATCTGGTTATACGGCGAAGGCGTGCGTCTTTATAAAAGCTGTAACCGCCTGCTGTATTGGATATCAAAGAAAAAAAATCTTTGTTTCCTAGATAATTAATCCAAGGATAGGGTGTAGTAGGAGTAGTAATTACATATTCTTTGTTTTGATCATCAAAATATCCGTATTTCATTATGGCTCCTTATAAAAGTATCTCAATTTTTCTTAGCTTTTTATCTGAAACAAGAGGTATTGCGCCTTTATGTTCTACACCGTCTAATAAAATTTTGGTGTTTTCACCAAAACGACAAAAACCTTCCTTGCTTTTTTTGATAGATATATCATATTGACAGCCGCGTATCTTAAGTGAGATTTCGGCTTCATTCATATTTTTTAGCAATAATGGATTAAGTTCAATGCCTTCTGTGGTTACGTTGAGTCCAAACATTTCAAATATAGTCAGCGTCAACCAAGAAGCAGTACCCGAAACCATAGGACCTATATTTTCATTGGTTTCTGAGTTGTTGTATTGTGTACAAAATCTCGGATTGCCTTTTAATACAAAAGGATTTTCTAAGGTTTTGTAAGGCAAAACTCTGTTTAACATATATTCGCACAATTCGGTCAATTCTTGTGCCAATTTTTCATCTTTTACCATTTTTGCGGCTTGAAGCATAGCTGAAGTTGCCATCATGGTAGCATGTTTGAATACTCCGCCGTTTTCGCGATCTCCGGGGAAATAATGACCGCTTGCTGTACCATAAGCAAGTCTCTCTAGGTCTGCCAAAGTGTTGAGTTTGAAACCTGCTTCGGTCAAAAGATATTTTTTCAAAGGAACGAGCATTGCTCTTATTTGTTCTTCAGTAGCGGTCTTAGATAAAATTGACCAGCTAAAAGAATTTAAGAAATATGTTCCATTTATATTAGAATCGTTTGAAAGTCCATCGTTTTGAGCTCCAAGATAGGTGTATTTTCCATCCTTGTAGCGGTTTATCATAACTCTTGCAAAGAAATCGCCTTTCCAAGCCTTTTCATGCGCTCCAGTTTGAAGTCTTT
This genomic stretch from Clostridia bacterium harbors:
- a CDS encoding SDR family NAD(P)-dependent oxidoreductase — protein: MSEVVFVLGGSSGIGLETVKKFINEKAIVFNGSRTQCPVAGVTNFTVDVSNPKTITDAVEKILSEYGKIDIGIYCAGISIAAPADKTTREDYSYLFEVNMFGAAEFVRAVTPVMKAHNKGKLLFVSSLAGELPVPFEAYYSSSKAALDAYVTELNIELNQYNIYATSIVPGGVRTEFTQKRKIYSDGEQIQNLNNATQTLAAIEQQGLNAQKVAEAIYNQAHKKRPDIICVVGFKNKVQYAISRVLPQKASVGVIKYMYKQDNNGNGNARV
- a CDS encoding calcium-translocating P-type ATPase, PMCA-type → MAYYNQEIDEVLNQLKTSASGLTDEEAEARLKQYGPNILSEEKKEGLFIKFIKQLINPMIIVLIVAAVISGLLKEIIDMVVILSVVLLNAIMSTIQEGKAEEAIAKLKSMATPYTAVIRNGVVKMVPSSTLVPGDIMQITAGDVIAADARIIKANSLMAEESALTGESAPVEKNTDTIKSDKVIVGDRKNMLFTTDKITYGTGLAVVTATGMKTEIGNIANILKETKAEETPLQRRMNEISGILTIAILIICLVIFGVNILMAYISSHQMNFATFIEFFTLSVSIAVAAIPEGLPAVVTLVLALGVQKMARKNAIVRKMNAVETLGCVQYICSDKTGTLTQNKMTVKKNYFDGKMQPTLLPSNSTSDLFLKCLMLCNDSVLEGERGDPTELALIKLGAENGLKQDDINNLYPRVFELPFDSERKLMTTVNQMEKGLMVFTKGAVDNMLKICTHIQIGDNILPLTQEHKENILNANKEMASSALRMLGAAYKPIQKIPTEEDKDELEQKLIFLGLTGMQDPPRPEAKESIKICKKAGIKVVMITGDHKDTAVAIAQELNIIQNEKYAITGDELDKLSDEELKDKVNYFRVYARVSPEHKVRIVKALQANGNIVAMTGDGVNDAPALKTANIGVGMGITGSEVSKDVADMILTDDNFASIVTAVEEGRRIYANIKKSTRFLLSCNASEILLLFIASIITLASSITGGPLADMEILHTVQILFINIITDTFPAISLGADNAEDDIMSQSPRRSNESFFDKFMVGNIFIQAAFMTGLTYGAYFIGRAIGHGDAKETAATMAFATLSLLQLFHCLNIHKERKTIFGKNLFGNKMLIISIASLIVFTVLIISIAPVAAVIRSVPLNLTEWLVVFGMSIAIIPVVEVMKVISRAIWKVKIEKVY
- a CDS encoding glycosyl transferase, producing the protein MKYGYFDDQNKEYVITTPTTPYPWINYLGNKDFFSLISNTAGGYSFYKDARLRRITRYRYNNVPIDDGGNYIYLKDGDTVWSPGWKPVKTQLDSYECRHGLGYTCITSSKNNLTAQALYFVPLNTSAMIQRIRLTNNGSTLKNIKFWTLEEFCLWNAYDDMTNFQRNFSTGEVEVQDNVIYHITEYRERRNHYAYYASISDINGFDTDRDSFLGLYNGFDCPQAVTQGSSNNSLAQGWSPIASHYIEIELKPNESKDFIFILGYAELPEDQKFKDGKVNKAPALELIKKFNNSNKVEKALNELKDFWNELLNKFNLTSDDEKLNRMVNIWNQYQVMVTFNMSRSASYFESGIGRGMGFRDSSQDLLGFVHQIPHFARERIIDLASTQLRDGGAYHQYQPLTKKGNHDLGGNFNDDPLWIILAVCAYIRETADYGILEELVPYENNPDLATPLHEHLKRSFKKVVENLGPHNLPLIGRADWNDCLNLNCFSTNPDESFQTTSNYESNVAESVLIACIAVYVGKDYQRLCQKYGLKEDEAYVKEHLSKLEKAVETYGWDGEWYLRAYDAFSKPVGSNECEEGKIFIETQGFGAMALIGADKDMPKKALDSAWKHLATQYGFVLVQPAYKKYYINLGEISSYPPGYKENAAVFCHNNPWIMMGEAAIGRGDNAFECYKRICPAYLEEISDIHKTEPYVYSQMIAGRDAKNFGQAKNSWLTGTASWNFVAISQGILGIVPDYDGLKIDPCIPSSLKEYKVIRQYQNATYEIIIKNPNGISKGIKHLIVDGKIIEGNIVPSFKDKKTHHITAQLEG